In one Colletotrichum destructivum chromosome 2, complete sequence genomic region, the following are encoded:
- a CDS encoding Putative peptidase M3A/M3B catalytic domain, neurolysin/Thimet oligopeptidase, domain 2 yields the protein MSRNPPQPLATIPKADEIVPMVKRILATQRAAREHAAATTPPAEATFASVIAPFLAADDSTQGETGVFTLLRFSGPDKATREAVEEGLRLWSASTAERLRMTEVYRLIQAVRDRNEELGYEEQRILEDLWLDYREAGHGTLDDEGIAVYLQRRERVEKLKEDFRRNLYQGGGGLWFDEAELEGVPLQETEKWKLGREDVSEERGKRFVTLERADYDAVLRHARDPDTRRRMYVASDNRFPENVPLFKEMLVLRDENARLLGYKSHADFRMERKIAPSTEWVEGFLGRLREELMPRGREEMKRLEAKKREHLKELGGLTAGSEDEAKVLPWDFEYYTRLLEEEADVDQKSIAEYFPLRHTLSAMLGLFTVFLGLEFVSIPEEDLAGKVWDKGVEVWSVWEGRGERKGEFVGYLYADILWREGKYRTACNVNLQCGYVKEDGSRVYPATVLMCAFQPPTAASCALLKHREVVTLFHELGHGLHDLVSRTQHTRFHGTRVAPDFGEAPSTMLEKWCWMPDELVKMSRHYTRVNPAYMSKWREDHPAGGEPPPEKIPEALVARLVESRELNRGLWFLRQLVFAMFDMAVNNQESTKALSELDFVKFFNDLQDCLTLRPNPDKRGYGLVHSTHLIALYDAGYYAYLSAQAFAADFFETCFARDPRSPEAWDRYRRQILECGGSRNAMEMMTEFLGREPGPGALLQSLGSTKEDKKPLGS from the exons ATGTCTCGCAACCCCCCGCAACCCCTGGCCACCATTCCCAAGGCCGATGAGATCGTCCCCATGGTCAAGCGCATCCTCGCGACCCagcgcgccgcccgcgaaCATGCCGCCGcgaccaccccccctgcGGAGGCCACATTCGCCAGCGTCATTGCACCATTCCTTGCGGCTGACGACAGTACGCAAGGAGAAACTGGGGTTTTCACCCTGCTCCGCTTCTCCGGACCGGACAAGGCCACTCGggaagccgtcgaggaggggtTGAGGCTCTGgtccgcgtcgacggcggagaGGTTGCGGATGACGGAAGTGTATCGCCTGATTCAGGCTGTCAGGGACAGGAACGAGGAGCTGGGATACGAAGAGCAGAGGATCTTGGAGGATCTGTGGTTGGATTATCGCGAGGCCGGGCATGGCACTCTCGATGATGAGGGAATTGCGGTTTATCTGCAACGGAGGGAGAGGGTTGAGAAGTTAAAGGAGGATTTCCGGCGGAACTTGTATcaagggggcggcgggttgtGGTTTGACGAAGCAGAGTTGGAGGGCGTTCCGTTACAGGAGACGGAGAAGTGGAAACTTGGGAGAGAGGACGTGTCGGAGGAAAGAGGGAAGAGGTTCGTGACGTTAGAGAGGGCGGACTATGATGCTGTCTTGCGGCACGCACGCGACCCTGACACGAGGAGGCGGATGTATGTGGCGTCCGACAACAGGTTCCCGGAGAACGTGCCGCTTTTCAAAGAGATGCTGGTGTTGAGAGACGAGAATGCGAGGTTATTGGGGTACAAGAGCCACGCGGACTTCCGCATGGAGAGGAAGATCGCGCCGTCAACGGAATGGGTAGAGGGGTTCCTTGGGCGGCTGAGGGAGGAGCTGATgccgagagggagagaggagatgaagaggcTTGAGGCAAAGAAAAGGGAGCATCTCAAGGAACTTGGCGGCTTGACTGCGGGCTCGGAAGACGAAGCGAAGGTTTTGCCGTGGGATTTTGAGTATTACACTCGTcttctcgaggaggaggccgacgtcgaccaAAAGAGTATCGCAGAGTACTTCCCACTGCGGCATACGTTGTCCGCAATGCTGGGTCTCTTCACCGTTTTCTTGGGGCTGGAGTTCGTCTCGATCCCCGAAGAGGACCTGGCTGGGAAGGTCTGGGACAAGGGGGTGGAGGTTTGGAGTGTctgggaagggaggggggagaggaagggggagtTCGTGGGATACCTTTATGCTGATATCCTCTGGAGAGAGGGCAAGTATCGGACTGCGTGCAATGTCAACTTGCAATGT GGATATGTCAAGGAGGATGGCAGCAGAGTATACCCCGCAACGGTCCTCATGTGCGCCTTTCAACCCCCGACGGCAGCTTCATGTGCGTTGTTGAAGCACCGCGAGGTGGTGACCTTGTTCCACG AACTCGGCCATGGTCTCCATGACCTCGTCAGCAGGACGCAGCACACCCGATTCCACGGCACGCGCGTGGCGCCCGATTTCGGCGAGGCGCCCAGCACGATGCTGGAGAAGTGGTGCTGGATGCCTGACGAGCTGGTCAAGATGAGCCGGCATTACACGCGGGTGAACCCGGCGTACATGTCGAAATGGAGAGAGGACCATCCTGCCGGCGGGGAGCCGCCACCGGAAAAGATCCCGGAAGCCCTTGTGGCGAGGTTGGTAGAGAGCCGGGAGTTGAATCGTGGACTGTGGTTTCTACGGCAGCT GGTCTTTGCGATGTTTGACATGGCTGTCAATAACCAAGAATCCACCAAGGCTTTGAGCGAACTTGACTTCGTCAAGTTCTTCAACGACCTCCAGGACTGCCTTACCTTGAGGCCTAACCCAGATAAACGGGGCTATGGACTTGTTCATTCCACACATCTCATCGCGCTTTACGACGCGGGATACTACGCTTATCTAAG CGCCCAAGCATTCGCGGCAGACTTTTTCGAGACGTGCTTCGCCCGGGACCCTCGCAGTCCGGAGGCGTGGGACAGGTACCGGCGACAGATCCTGGAGTGCGGCGGTAGTAGGAACGCGATGGAGATGATGACGGAGTTCCTCGGCCGGGAACCTGGCCCGGGTGCCCTGCTGCAGAGTCTTGGCTCAACGAAGGAAGACAAAAAACCTCTGGGCTCTTGA